One stretch of Amycolatopsis tolypomycina DNA includes these proteins:
- a CDS encoding pyridoxal-dependent decarboxylase, exosortase A system-associated, with translation MANTTEAAAAPYRRAGGVLTVGGVPVDRLAARVGTTPFFAYDRSLVTTRVERVRAALPDGVELSYAVKANPMPALLHHLSGLVDGLDVASAGELRQALDTTVPPERISFAGPGKTAAELARAVAAGVTVELESTTELARVRDAGDRLGLTPRVALRVNPDFAVRGSGMRLGGGPQQFGIDAERVPAVLADVGAAGLDFQGFHVFAGSQNLRAESLCEAQRATVDLVLQLAEAAPGPVRSVNLGGGFGIPYTARDTALDLDEVGENLAKLLDVSLRPALPEARVVIELGRYLVGEAGVYLTRVVDRKVSRGTTFLVVDGGLHHQLAASGNFGQAIRRNYPLALASAPGGPEETVTVVGCLCTPLDLLGDRVSLPGAGIGDLIAIFQAGAYGLTASPTAFLGHPAPPEVLV, from the coding sequence ATGGCGAACACGACGGAAGCCGCGGCGGCGCCGTATCGCCGCGCCGGCGGTGTGCTCACCGTGGGCGGCGTGCCCGTGGACCGGCTCGCGGCGCGGGTCGGCACCACCCCCTTCTTCGCCTACGACCGCTCGCTGGTCACCACCCGCGTCGAGCGGGTGCGGGCCGCGCTGCCCGACGGCGTCGAGCTGAGCTACGCGGTCAAGGCCAACCCGATGCCCGCGCTGCTGCACCACCTCAGCGGCCTCGTCGACGGCCTCGACGTCGCCTCCGCCGGCGAACTGCGGCAGGCACTCGACACGACCGTCCCGCCCGAGCGGATCAGCTTCGCCGGGCCCGGCAAGACCGCCGCCGAGCTGGCCCGCGCGGTCGCCGCCGGCGTCACCGTCGAGCTGGAGTCCACCACCGAGCTGGCCCGCGTGCGGGACGCCGGTGACCGCCTCGGCCTCACCCCGCGGGTGGCGCTGCGGGTCAACCCGGACTTCGCCGTGCGCGGGTCCGGCATGCGGTTGGGCGGCGGCCCGCAGCAGTTCGGCATCGACGCCGAGCGCGTCCCCGCCGTGCTGGCCGACGTCGGCGCCGCGGGACTCGACTTCCAGGGCTTCCACGTCTTCGCCGGCTCCCAGAACCTGCGCGCGGAAAGCCTGTGCGAGGCCCAGCGCGCCACGGTCGACCTCGTGCTGCAGCTCGCGGAAGCCGCGCCCGGCCCGGTGCGGTCGGTGAACCTCGGCGGCGGCTTCGGCATCCCCTACACCGCCCGCGACACCGCGCTGGACCTCGACGAGGTCGGCGAGAACCTGGCGAAGCTGCTCGACGTCTCGCTGCGGCCCGCGCTGCCCGAGGCCCGCGTGGTGATCGAGCTCGGCCGCTACCTCGTCGGCGAGGCCGGGGTCTACCTCACCCGCGTGGTCGACCGGAAGGTCTCGCGCGGCACGACGTTCCTCGTCGTCGACGGCGGCCTGCACCACCAGCTGGCCGCGTCCGGCAACTTCGGCCAGGCCATCCGCCGCAACTACCCGCTGGCCCTGGCGTCCGCGCCCGGCGGTCCCGAAGAGACGGTGACGGTGGTCGGCTGCCTGTGCACCCCGCTCGACCTCCTCGGCGACCGCGTTTCCCTGCCCGGCGCGGGAATCGGCGACCTGATCGCGATCTTCCAGGCCGGCGCCTACGGCCTGACCGCCAGCCCGACCGCCTTCCTCGGGCACCCGGCGCCGCCCGAAGTCCTCGTCTGA
- a CDS encoding type I polyketide synthase, which yields MSSLPAPGEPIAVVGMSCRLPGAAGPARLRRLLAEGREAVGEVPPGRLPDGDRTGRGGFVSDVDGFDAPFFGVSPREAAAMDPQQRLVLELAWEACEDARIAPGTLRGSGTAVVVGAINGDYALLHDRLGAGPHTLTGTHRSLIANRVSYVLGLRGPSLTVDSGQSSSLVAVHLAAEQLRRGTAAVALAGGVNLNLLAASTETVDRFGALSPQGRCHTFDSRADGYVRGEGGGLVVLKPLSAAQQDGDRVHAVLLGGAVNNDGGGAGLTVPRAEAQTEVIRLACADAGVAPADVQYVELHGTGTPVGDPIEAEALGAAFAGDRPEPLQVGSVKTVVGHLEGAAGIAGLLKVLVCLAERRLGPSLNFVTPNPAIPFETLNLEVVREARDWPRPQERLVAGVSSFGVGGTNCHLVVAEAPPVVPPEDVAADDVPLVLSARSATALPAQARALADHLADHAHGDVARSLLRTRELFEHRAVVFDDLTSLAEGTPSEGVVTGRTVDGTDVLVFPGQGSQWPEMARALLRDSPVFARRLAECSAALVPFLGGELLDGLRDGTADLGRVDVVQPALWAVMVSLAEVWRDAGLTPSVVVGHSQGEIAAATAIGALSLADGARVVALRSRAIAGMPRGGGMLSVGAAEDVVRPLLPAGVSVAAVNGTRSVVLSGPADALAALHATLTGAGYRAKILPVDYASHSAAVDPLRAEILRLLAPVRPVSTSVTFVSALTGEPFDTAGLDAGYWFESLRRPVRFADATAGALAAGGARFVECSPHPVLLGSIEETAEAAGRTVAVVGTLRRDDGGGDRLRRSFAEAFVAGAGVRWAVPGERLVDLPTYAFQRTRYWLGEEAAAAPVAVDPTRVADLVLATAAAVLGHADAAAVDPASTFKDLGFDSVSVVELRTRLQAATGLKLPTTLLFDFPTPAHLITHLRATGDAAPPAAEIAPRQDDPIAIVAMGCRFPGGITSPAELWDLVAAGGEAVTELPSNRGWDLDTLLGEAGPGSCATRFGGFLHDADRFDPAFFGLSPREALAMDPQQRVLLEISHEAIERAGLGSLEGTDTGVFVGAMAMDYGPRLHEPTGLVDGHRLTGTSPSVASGRIAYTYGLRGPALTIDTACSSSLVAIQLAADALHRGDCSLALAGGVTVMAEPGNLVDFTRQNGLSADGRAKAFSADADGTAFAEGAGMLVLERLSDARRHGHPVLALLRGGATGSDGASNGLTAPNGQAQQQVIRRALRSCALSTKDVDVVEAHGTGTALGDPIEAHALLATYGQDRETPLWLGSLKSNIGHTQAAAGVAGVIKMVEALRHETIPRTLHAEVPSPKVDWASGRVEVLSAPQAWPEHGRPRRAAVSSFGISGTNAHVVLEAAPVEDAAAAIAPAGPPHAATPAPAPAGPPHAATPTTAAPAPAAPLVWTLHAHTETALRTQAARLRAYAETATPRDLAATAPLLARRRPGTFRAVVVAEDRTELVAALAALGDDAPHPALVTGTAAGDTRPVFVFPGQGAQWPGMAADLLAGDADFARLLTEAAEALRPYTGWSVLDVLTGAEGAPGLEGTDVVQPVLFAVMVALAGLWQAAGVAPAAVVGHSQGELAAAVVAGALPLADAARIIAVRSRLLTAELDGTGGILAVGLPVAQVRERLAPWAGRLWVAVDNGPAGTVVGGELAAIEEFAAACADVQIRRTPVAYAAHTPHVEAVRDALLREIGEPAPADTATTICSSCTGGFLPGSELTAAYWYRNLAEPVEFDAAVRAFAGYRRPLFVEVSPHPILAGAVQEILADAGIDGTAVGTLRRGEGGRRRFLLALAAAHVRGATVDWPRLLGPVTRHPDVPTSAFDRQRYWLTDGGRGLLGAPTPVADGDGLVATGRLSLTSQSWLAGHAVRGTVLFPGTGFAELALEAADGGSVEDLTLEAPLVLPASGVVEVQVGLGGLDDRGRRPLTVHSRLGDGPWTRHATGTAGPAHPAATPLPVWPPIGAEPVDLDDAYARLAGRGYEYGPSFQGLTALWRDGDDRYVEVALPAEGEFTAHPAVLDAVLHALVLDGTDLLLPFSFGGLRITSPLPGAVRARLSGSPTTGVEITLYDTAGTPLGGIESLLLRPATETKAAAELHRVEWTPASVGNGADREWTVIGTELPEVVPPVVLTTAHELPAVLDLVQRWLLDERCDDAKLVFLQDPGSPDGAPVWGLVRSAIAEHPGRFALAGARPGAPLAAALDAGEPQFAVRDGAVLVPRLARYGAEPSTVDFGDGTVLVTGGTGGLGALVAERLVTTHGVRDLLLVSRRGGDVPARLAGLDARVRVVAADVADRAALSAVLAGEKLTGVVHAAGVLADSTVTGLTKAQLATVLRPKRDAAWLLHELTADQPLAAFVLFSSIAGVLGNRGQANYAAANASLDALAEHRAARGLPGVSIAWGLWDTATGMTAAMTGADRARLTGVRPITEAQGLAGFDAALGLSGTVVVSTWDTTALRAADDVPAVLRGLVPARRAVAAAPVAAGLAGQLAGLDRETAAATVTGFVRTEVATALGHRSPASVEVAKPFSELGIDSLTSVELRNRIAAGTGLRLPASLLFNHPTVELLAAHLLGELLPPPPDPAQRLRDALGEVLPGADGDERARLAEVLRAALAELGGEPALDLATDDELFAFIDKR from the coding sequence ATGTCTTCCCTGCCTGCTCCCGGTGAGCCGATCGCGGTGGTCGGCATGTCCTGCCGGCTGCCCGGCGCCGCCGGTCCGGCGCGGCTGCGCCGGCTGCTGGCCGAGGGCCGCGAGGCCGTCGGCGAAGTCCCGCCGGGCCGCCTGCCCGACGGCGACCGCACCGGGCGCGGCGGCTTCGTGTCCGATGTGGACGGTTTCGACGCGCCCTTCTTCGGCGTCTCCCCGCGCGAGGCCGCGGCGATGGACCCGCAGCAGCGGCTGGTGCTGGAGCTGGCCTGGGAAGCCTGCGAGGACGCCCGGATCGCGCCCGGCACGCTGCGCGGCAGCGGCACCGCCGTCGTGGTCGGCGCGATCAACGGCGACTACGCGCTGCTGCACGACCGCCTCGGCGCCGGGCCGCACACGCTCACCGGCACCCACCGCAGCCTGATCGCCAACCGCGTCTCCTACGTGCTCGGGCTGCGCGGCCCGAGCCTGACCGTCGACTCCGGCCAGTCGTCGTCGCTGGTCGCGGTGCACCTGGCGGCCGAGCAGCTGCGCCGCGGCACCGCGGCCGTCGCGCTCGCCGGCGGGGTCAACCTCAACCTCCTGGCCGCGAGCACCGAGACCGTGGACCGCTTCGGCGCGCTCTCGCCGCAGGGCCGGTGCCACACCTTCGACAGCCGCGCCGACGGGTACGTCCGCGGCGAGGGCGGCGGCCTGGTCGTGCTCAAGCCGCTGAGCGCCGCCCAGCAGGACGGCGACCGCGTCCACGCCGTCCTGCTGGGCGGCGCGGTGAACAACGACGGCGGCGGCGCGGGTCTCACCGTGCCGCGGGCCGAGGCGCAGACCGAGGTGATCCGGCTGGCGTGCGCCGACGCCGGGGTCGCGCCGGCCGACGTCCAGTACGTCGAGCTGCACGGCACCGGCACACCGGTCGGGGACCCGATCGAGGCCGAGGCCCTCGGGGCCGCGTTCGCCGGCGACCGCCCGGAGCCACTGCAGGTCGGGTCGGTGAAGACCGTGGTCGGCCACCTCGAAGGCGCCGCCGGCATCGCCGGGCTGCTCAAGGTGCTGGTGTGCCTGGCCGAGCGCCGGCTCGGCCCGAGCCTCAACTTCGTCACGCCGAACCCGGCCATCCCGTTCGAGACGCTGAACCTCGAAGTCGTGCGCGAGGCCCGGGACTGGCCGCGGCCGCAGGAGCGGCTCGTCGCCGGGGTCAGCTCGTTCGGCGTCGGCGGGACCAACTGCCACCTCGTCGTCGCCGAAGCGCCGCCGGTCGTCCCGCCCGAGGACGTCGCGGCCGACGACGTCCCGCTGGTGCTCTCGGCGCGGTCGGCCACTGCCCTGCCCGCCCAGGCCCGAGCGCTGGCGGACCACCTCGCCGACCATGCCCACGGCGACGTCGCCCGGTCGCTGCTGCGCACCCGGGAGCTGTTCGAGCACCGCGCGGTCGTGTTCGACGACCTCACGTCCCTGGCCGAGGGCACGCCCTCGGAGGGTGTCGTGACCGGGCGGACCGTCGACGGCACCGACGTGCTCGTGTTCCCCGGCCAGGGTTCGCAGTGGCCGGAGATGGCGCGGGCGCTGCTGCGCGACTCGCCCGTGTTCGCCCGCCGGCTGGCGGAGTGCTCGGCCGCGCTGGTTCCCTTCCTCGGCGGCGAACTCCTCGACGGCCTGCGGGACGGCACCGCCGACCTTGGCCGCGTCGACGTCGTCCAGCCCGCGCTGTGGGCGGTGATGGTGTCGCTGGCGGAAGTCTGGCGCGACGCCGGGCTCACGCCGTCGGTCGTCGTCGGGCACTCCCAGGGCGAGATCGCCGCGGCCACCGCGATCGGCGCGCTGTCGCTGGCCGACGGCGCCCGCGTGGTCGCGCTGCGCAGCCGGGCGATCGCCGGGATGCCGCGCGGCGGCGGGATGCTGTCGGTCGGCGCGGCCGAGGACGTCGTCCGGCCGCTGCTGCCCGCCGGGGTGTCGGTGGCCGCGGTGAACGGCACCCGTTCGGTGGTGCTGTCCGGGCCCGCCGACGCGCTGGCGGCCCTGCACGCCACGCTCACCGGCGCCGGGTACCGCGCGAAGATCCTGCCGGTCGACTACGCGTCCCACTCGGCGGCGGTGGACCCGCTGCGGGCGGAGATCCTGCGGCTGCTGGCGCCGGTGCGTCCGGTGTCCACTTCGGTGACGTTCGTCTCGGCGCTCACCGGCGAGCCGTTCGACACCGCCGGGCTCGACGCCGGGTACTGGTTCGAGAGCCTGCGCCGCCCGGTCCGGTTCGCCGACGCGACCGCGGGCGCGCTGGCCGCCGGCGGCGCGCGGTTCGTCGAGTGCAGCCCGCACCCGGTGCTGCTGGGCAGCATCGAGGAGACGGCCGAAGCGGCCGGCCGCACGGTGGCCGTCGTCGGCACGCTCCGCCGCGACGACGGGGGCGGCGACCGGCTGCGGCGCAGCTTCGCCGAGGCGTTCGTCGCCGGAGCGGGCGTCCGGTGGGCGGTCCCGGGCGAGCGGCTGGTGGACCTGCCGACGTATGCGTTCCAGCGGACCCGGTACTGGCTCGGAGAAGAGGCGGCCGCCGCCCCGGTCGCCGTCGACCCCACGCGGGTGGCGGACCTGGTGCTGGCCACGGCCGCGGCCGTTCTGGGCCACGCCGACGCGGCCGCCGTCGACCCGGCGAGCACGTTCAAGGACCTCGGGTTCGACTCGGTGAGCGTGGTGGAGCTGCGCACCCGGCTGCAGGCGGCCACCGGGCTGAAGCTGCCGACCACGCTGCTGTTCGACTTCCCGACGCCTGCCCACCTCATCACGCACCTGCGCGCCACGGGCGACGCCGCTCCTCCGGCGGCGGAGATCGCGCCGCGGCAGGACGACCCGATCGCGATCGTCGCGATGGGCTGCCGCTTCCCCGGCGGCATCACCTCCCCGGCCGAGCTGTGGGACCTGGTGGCCGCCGGCGGCGAGGCCGTCACCGAGCTGCCGTCGAACCGCGGCTGGGACCTCGACACGCTCCTCGGCGAGGCGGGCCCCGGCTCGTGCGCCACCCGCTTCGGCGGTTTCCTGCACGACGCCGACCGGTTCGACCCGGCGTTCTTCGGCCTCAGCCCCCGCGAGGCGCTGGCCATGGACCCGCAGCAGCGGGTGCTGCTGGAGATCAGCCACGAGGCGATCGAGCGCGCCGGCCTCGGTTCCCTCGAGGGAACCGACACGGGCGTGTTCGTCGGCGCGATGGCGATGGACTACGGACCGCGCCTGCACGAGCCGACCGGCCTCGTCGACGGCCACCGCCTCACCGGGACGTCACCGAGCGTGGCATCGGGCCGGATCGCCTACACGTACGGGCTACGCGGTCCCGCGCTGACGATCGACACGGCGTGTTCGTCGTCGCTGGTCGCGATCCAGCTGGCCGCCGACGCCCTGCACCGCGGCGACTGCTCGCTGGCTCTAGCGGGCGGCGTCACGGTGATGGCCGAGCCGGGCAACCTGGTGGACTTCACGCGCCAGAACGGCCTTTCCGCCGACGGCCGCGCGAAGGCGTTCTCGGCGGACGCCGACGGCACGGCCTTCGCCGAGGGCGCGGGCATGCTGGTGCTGGAGCGCCTGTCGGACGCCCGCCGCCACGGCCACCCGGTCCTGGCGTTGCTGCGCGGCGGCGCCACCGGCTCCGACGGCGCCAGCAACGGCCTCACGGCGCCGAACGGCCAGGCACAGCAGCAGGTGATCCGCCGCGCGCTGCGGTCTTGTGCCTTGTCCACAAAGGACGTCGATGTGGTCGAGGCCCACGGAACCGGAACGGCACTGGGCGACCCGATCGAGGCCCACGCCCTGCTGGCGACGTACGGGCAGGACCGCGAGACACCGTTGTGGCTGGGCTCCCTGAAGTCCAACATCGGCCACACCCAGGCCGCGGCGGGCGTGGCGGGCGTGATCAAGATGGTCGAGGCCCTGCGGCACGAGACGATCCCGCGCACGCTGCACGCCGAGGTGCCGAGCCCGAAGGTGGACTGGGCGAGCGGCCGGGTGGAGGTGCTGTCGGCGCCCCAGGCATGGCCGGAGCACGGGCGGCCACGACGGGCTGCGGTGTCGAGCTTCGGGATCAGCGGAACCAACGCACACGTAGTGCTGGAAGCGGCGCCGGTCGAGGATGCCGCAGCCGCCATCGCGCCCGCCGGGCCGCCGCACGCCGCAACCCCCGCGCCCGCACCCGCCGGACCACCGCACGCCGCAACCCCCACCACCGCCGCGCCCGCACCCGCCGCGCCGCTGGTCTGGACCCTCCACGCCCACACCGAAACCGCCCTCCGCACCCAGGCCGCGCGCCTCCGGGCCTACGCCGAAACCGCCACCCCCCGCGACCTCGCCGCCACCGCACCCCTCCTCGCCCGGCGCCGTCCCGGCACCTTCCGCGCCGTCGTCGTCGCCGAGGACCGAACCGAACTGGTCGCCGCACTGGCCGCGCTCGGCGACGATGCGCCGCACCCCGCGCTCGTCACCGGGACCGCGGCCGGCGACACGCGGCCCGTCTTCGTCTTTCCCGGCCAGGGTGCCCAATGGCCCGGGATGGCCGCCGACCTGCTCGCCGGCGACGCTGACTTCGCGCGGCTGCTCACCGAAGCCGCCGAGGCGCTGCGGCCGTACACCGGCTGGTCCGTGCTCGATGTGCTCACCGGCGCCGAGGGGGCGCCGGGACTGGAGGGGACCGATGTCGTGCAGCCCGTGCTGTTCGCCGTCATGGTCGCCCTCGCCGGACTGTGGCAGGCCGCCGGGGTCGCTCCGGCCGCGGTGGTCGGCCACTCCCAAGGGGAACTCGCCGCGGCCGTCGTGGCCGGGGCGCTGCCGCTGGCCGATGCCGCGCGGATCATCGCCGTGCGGAGCCGGCTGCTCACCGCCGAACTCGACGGTACCGGCGGCATCCTCGCGGTCGGCCTGCCCGTCGCGCAGGTGCGGGAGCGCCTGGCGCCGTGGGCCGGGCGGCTGTGGGTGGCCGTCGACAACGGCCCGGCCGGCACCGTCGTCGGCGGCGAACTGGCCGCCATCGAGGAGTTCGCCGCCGCCTGCGCCGACGTGCAGATCCGTCGCACCCCGGTCGCGTACGCCGCGCACACGCCGCACGTCGAAGCGGTCCGCGACGCCCTGCTCCGGGAGATCGGCGAGCCGGCTCCCGCCGACACCGCGACCACGATCTGCTCCTCCTGCACCGGCGGTTTCCTGCCGGGCTCGGAGCTGACCGCGGCCTACTGGTACCGCAACCTGGCCGAGCCGGTCGAGTTCGACGCCGCCGTCCGCGCCTTCGCCGGCTACCGGCGTCCGCTGTTCGTCGAGGTCAGCCCGCACCCCATCCTCGCGGGCGCGGTGCAGGAGATCCTGGCCGACGCCGGCATCGACGGCACCGCCGTGGGCACGCTGCGCCGCGGGGAAGGCGGCCGGCGGCGGTTCCTGCTCGCCCTCGCCGCAGCCCACGTGCGCGGCGCGACCGTCGACTGGCCGCGGCTGCTCGGCCCGGTCACCCGCCACCCGGACGTCCCGACCTCGGCGTTCGACCGGCAGCGCTACTGGCTCACCGACGGCGGACGCGGCCTGCTCGGCGCGCCCACCCCGGTCGCCGACGGCGACGGCCTGGTCGCCACAGGCCGGCTCTCGCTCACCTCACAGTCCTGGCTGGCCGGGCACGCGGTCCGCGGCACGGTCCTGTTCCCCGGCACGGGCTTCGCCGAGCTGGCCCTCGAAGCCGCCGACGGCGGGAGCGTCGAGGACCTGACGCTGGAGGCGCCGCTGGTGCTGCCCGCTTCGGGCGTCGTCGAAGTCCAGGTCGGCCTCGGCGGCCTGGACGACCGCGGCCGCCGTCCCCTGACCGTCCATTCGCGACTCGGCGACGGGCCGTGGACGCGCCACGCGACCGGCACGGCCGGGCCGGCGCACCCGGCCGCCACTCCCCTGCCGGTCTGGCCGCCGATCGGCGCGGAGCCGGTCGACCTCGACGACGCCTACGCGCGGCTCGCCGGACGCGGCTACGAGTACGGGCCGTCGTTCCAGGGCCTGACCGCGCTGTGGCGCGACGGCGACGACCGGTACGTCGAGGTGGCGCTGCCCGCCGAAGGCGAGTTCACCGCCCACCCCGCGGTGCTCGACGCGGTGCTGCACGCGCTCGTCCTCGACGGCACCGACCTGCTGCTCCCGTTCTCCTTCGGCGGCTTGCGGATCACCTCGCCGCTGCCCGGTGCGGTGCGGGCCCGGCTGTCCGGCTCGCCGACGACCGGCGTCGAGATCACCCTGTACGACACCGCCGGCACCCCGCTCGGCGGCATCGAGTCGCTGCTGCTGCGGCCCGCCACCGAAACGAAAGCCGCCGCCGAGCTCCACCGCGTCGAGTGGACGCCCGCCTCGGTGGGCAACGGCGCCGACCGCGAGTGGACGGTGATCGGCACGGAGCTGCCGGAGGTCGTCCCGCCGGTCGTGCTCACCACCGCGCACGAGCTGCCCGCCGTGCTGGACCTCGTGCAGCGCTGGCTGCTCGACGAGCGCTGCGACGACGCGAAACTGGTGTTCCTGCAGGACCCGGGCTCGCCGGACGGTGCGCCGGTGTGGGGCCTGGTGCGGTCGGCGATCGCCGAGCACCCCGGCCGCTTCGCCCTCGCCGGTGCCCGCCCCGGTGCCCCGCTCGCCGCCGCGCTGGACGCCGGCGAGCCGCAGTTCGCCGTCCGCGACGGCGCGGTGCTCGTGCCCCGCCTGGCGCGGTACGGCGCCGAACCCTCCACAGTGGACTTCGGCGACGGCACCGTGCTGGTGACCGGCGGCACGGGCGGGCTCGGCGCCCTGGTCGCCGAGCGGCTGGTGACCACGCACGGCGTCCGCGACCTGCTGCTGGTCTCGCGCCGCGGCGGCGACGTCCCGGCCCGGCTGGCCGGCCTCGACGCCCGCGTCCGGGTGGTGGCGGCCGACGTCGCCGACCGCGCCGCGCTGAGCGCGGTCCTGGCCGGCGAAAAGCTCACCGGCGTGGTGCACGCCGCCGGCGTCCTGGCCGACTCGACCGTCACCGGGCTCACGAAGGCGCAGCTGGCGACCGTGCTGCGCCCCAAGCGCGACGCCGCCTGGCTGCTGCACGAGCTCACCGCGGACCAGCCCCTCGCCGCGTTCGTGCTGTTCTCTTCGATCGCCGGGGTCCTGGGCAACCGCGGCCAGGCGAACTACGCCGCCGCGAACGCGTCCCTCGACGCGCTGGCCGAGCACCGGGCGGCGCGCGGCCTGCCCGGCGTGTCGATCGCGTGGGGCCTGTGGGACACGGCCACCGGCATGACCGCCGCGATGACCGGCGCCGACCGCGCGCGGCTCACCGGCGTCCGGCCGATCACCGAGGCACAGGGGCTGGCCGGGTTCGACGCCGCGCTCGGGCTGTCCGGCACGGTCGTGGTGTCCACTTGGGACACCACGGCGCTGCGGGCGGCCGACGACGTCCCCGCCGTGCTGCGGGGTCTCGTGCCGGCGCGCCGCGCGGTCGCGGCCGCGCCGGTGGCGGCCGGGTTGGCCGGGCAGCTCGCCGGGCTGGACCGGGAAACCGCGGCCGCGACGGTGACCGGCTTCGTCCGGACGGAGGTCGCCACCGCGCTGGGGCACCGGTCGCCGGCGTCGGTCGAGGTGGCGAAGCCGTTCAGCGAACTGGGGATCGACTCGCTGACGTCGGTGGAGCTGCGCAACCGCATCGCGGCCGGGACCGGGCTGCGGCTGCCCGCGTCGCTGCTGTTCAACCACCCGACCGTCGAGCTGCTGGCCGCGCACCTGCTCGGCGAGCTGCTCCCGCCGCCGCCGGACCCGGCGCAGCGGCTGCGTGACGCCCTCGGCGAGGTCCTGCCCGGCGCGGACGGCGACGAGCGCGCGCGGCTGGCGGAGGTGCTGCGGGCGGCACTGGCCGAACTCGGCGGCGAGCCGGCGCTCGACCTCGCCACCGACGACGAGCTCTTCGCCTTCATCGACAAGCGCTGA